The genomic stretch aataaatgacaccaATCCATAGGTTTTCTCCTTCACATCGCTTCTTTAAGGTCCTTAGCATGACCATTTGATTCTCTAATCAGGTGCATCCTTTAAACTTGAATCAGTGTATTCAATTAGTTTAAAACTAAGCTTGATCTAATTCATATAGTTAATCAAATTTATTCCCCTAACATCAAGTGTGTTCCATCTATATGCTTCCTCATTCTTTCTCAATACTCTTTAGGCTTCTCTTTATTTAAACGAGATAAATAACTACGAATTAGATCGGATGGTCTTATTTACCTTCTCAAGAGAATATACTTtagatgtagagataactttttcACTTCAAGGATATTGGGTTTTTGAGCTTTTGTTGACACTACGACATTTGGTTCAAGATAGGGATGTCAATGAGGCGGggcgggggatacattcccatcacaatccccgccctcGAATCTATTTCCCATCCTAGTTTCAGATCCCCGCTACAGGgggattttgtcccccatccccgCGGGTCCCACAGATCCCCAAGGTTCATGCGGAGatccataaatatttttttattactttaaaccaaattaatagtaaaagcttcaaaaactaaccacaagaaatttagaaactattcctttatgataaatatatttttttaataatatttaatctataatatagagtgtcatgaccaccaaaatttcaaactaaaaaaaattgaaataatcatttagatctcactcttttactcacaatacatacatattttaaatttgtgtataagattaattatatgaaatgacaaataaacttacataataatttaacattatatataaattaagaacATTGTGCTATTTTAGGCGGGGCGGGGACTCaacggggcgggggatatttacgtCACCCCCGTCCTCGAAGTGCCTTCGGGAAGacttaattccccatccccgttcCCTCGGGGACAAAACTCCCCGTCTTTGGGGCTCCAAACAGGGAATCCCCATGGGGATCCCcgctaacggaggcaagttgacatccctagttCAAGATCactaaaaaaactcattttttataTGACATGCACATATTCCTTGACTTTCTGATATTGTCCTTCCTAATTTTTTTGGGTCATGCTAacgtgtgccctaagggcacatgttaaagatactataattagaaaaagttaaatgtaattaaatgcaatagagtcatatttaaagtttcaataCATTGAATGCATGCGTTCCAAgagaatatttctataaatatctcattaacttgtgcccttagggcacatgttagcttttccctttttttttatagaattcaCAATAATATACGCAATAGATAATAAAGGCGACTCACTCGAATACATTTCTTCAACTATATCAACATGATAACATTGAGGATTCTCATCCACCGTTTCGAAGACATTAAAGGTTAATCTCTCATCTTGAAATCTAAATATCAATTCACTTAACTTCACTCTCATCTTAAAATCTAAATATCAATTCACTTAACTTCACATCAATTAAATAtcttattgatatttttttttcattgtattatttaaattttaataatattttttgggTCGTATGATGTTATTAAAAAATGGTCTCACTCTTAATTTCTGTTGCACAATAAAGAAACAAAGTTGACATGTTCATCTTACAAACGTATGGTACTTGACATTTGACCATACGTAATATTTTCAAATCTTACTTTTCTATATATTTGACTGTTTCATATCATATCACACCTATCAGATAGTACTATATAAATAAGAAACACATCTCTAAATCAACCACGACTCTCTACAACCGCCATAATCTAGGTATATAAATAACCTTCAGGTCAAACTATAGAACAATCATTCTACATTTAcaacttcaacaaaaattaagaaataatttGTTTGAAATTCTCTGATCATCATGGAAAATCAACCACAACTCTCTGCAACCGCAGTTATCAGCCCTCAATACTGTGCTCCAGGTATTACGTGATTATTGAAACCACTTTATTAAACTCCTTCTACTTTCATTAAGTTATTTGATTTTCTAATTCTATCattatttttggtttgttatagCTACGCATCCAGTTGATTTGATAATCATAAAGGAGAGGACTCGAGGAAGACATAACTTCACTGTCACagacatcaacaacaacattatATTTACAGTTAAAAGTCCTCTTGTAAGCATCGTAACACCGCGCCAACACCGGTTCTTGTATGATGCTAACGGAAACCCAATTCTCCATCTTCGTAGATCGGTATACAACAAATTATCAATAACTTCATCAATATGATCATCAAGTTTTCATAATACTGAGTGACTGCTTTGTTTTTGTAGTTGCTAGCTGCAGATGATAAATGGAAAGCATATAGAGGTGAAAGTGAAGAGCCACAGGACCTCATCTTTACTAGGGAGCGATCCTCGTTAATGCCGTTAAGGACCAAATTAAATGTGTATTTGGCAAATAATAGCACACAAGATTGTGATTTCACTGTCAAAGCAAATTTATCTCAACTATCTTGGAAAGTTTACCTCGGCAATTCCGACAATTTTGTTGCTCAGGTTTAgtattttttatatacaattaGTTTCAATAAATAATGTATATGTAGAATGAATCTACCTATCTCAACATGGAAATACATTTCCAATGTAATGTTTTGATTAAATCTAAAATTGTTTTTGTAATTATTGCAGATAGAGAAGCAGCGTGGCAGTATGTTTAACAGGGAAAAGTTCATGGTCACTGTTTCTCCCAATATGGATTATGCTTTCATTGTGGCTCTAGTTGTGACTTTTGATTAAGTTTTAGGTTTacattttcaattttttgtttgtttgtgtaaATGTAAAGATATATTTTCtcataaatttaagaaaaatgatatttgtatttaGTTCAAAACTTCTGCATATTGTCATTGCTCTTCTTTACAAGAGGCGGCTTAGTATTCTGTAGAAGAAGGGGTGGAGAGACTCATCCTCTCAGGTCGAAATCTTTCGTCTCATATaattaggggtgtgcatggttgattattttcaaaaaccaaaccataaccattttaaaaccatttaaatggtttggatttataaccataattatattttaatcaaaattggttataaaaccggttataaatttggttatgattatataatcggtttttttaaaaaattcagttttgaaaattattttttccgaaaatattttttttcaaaaaaaataataatattttaagagttaaaatatttggatttggataattaccagattataaccgaatccaaaataatttaaccggttaataaccatttaattatatccggattatatgaatggataaccaaaccattaataactaaaccggttaataaccatttaattatatctggattatatgaatggataaccaaaccattaataactaaaccggttaataaccattcaattatatccggatatttaaaagtggtttaggtttggttatggatttggacataaaaaccggatattttgcacacccctacatATAGAACAAGAAGAATACGCCAACACTAGGCGTAATGTCGAGTGCTCATCAGAGAATCTCGAATGCTCGCACAAAAGTTCAATTGTTCGGATGGAGCTTAAAGGGTTATAATTGGTATTATGATTAAATTGTTTTATTCGAGAGTGTGATTGATAGGAAGTTATTCCTACCAAACTAATAATCTAGGGTTTCTActagaaaaggggaagaacactaaaatgagtaaataaaataaaaggaataaagatAAAATTCATTTGATTTCTTGATACCCTTAATTGTGTctaagacactacatatatagttCTCATAATGGATGTTCCATTAAAAGCCCAAATATACGAAAGCCCAATAACATACTAATAATATAAGTACTATTATTACCCCTATCAATAACAATACTAATCATATAAATCATATAATATCCTTCTATCATTGCCGCGGGGtgcacttgaaccttgtcctcaaggttctaaaataaAACTTAATGATGCTATGTTATTGCTAACATTAATCTGTCATGTTCATCATAACTTTATTCACCATACTTTCCACCATGTTCCTATCACAAACATCCTTCATATCCAAACCAAGTTTCCAAACCTCCCTCACAAACCTACTGTTAACCTGTTGATCAGCAAAGTAAGCCCAACAAATCACAGGTACCCCACAACCCACACTCTCCAACAAATCATAGCCCAAATTCTCAAtgatctcttctttcttcattggTGTAAAGCTACCAAAGCTAACAGTACGAAAATGAATAAATTGGTGTAAAGACCAGAAGCAACAAGCACTGATAGTAAGAAACTGAATCAATTGGATCCCAAATTCAGCAACCAAATCAATATCATGTTCACCAAAGATTCCatctaaaataataaaagttattTTCTCAAAAACAATAATATCTTGTAGAAAAGGTTTACCATACAAACTCAAGGATTCAATTTCATCTCTTATCTTTTCTCCAAATCCAGTGTGTTTTTCCTCACTAAGAAAATCAGGTATATTCTTGAATTGAAGCATAGGGTAACATTCCGAAAGAGCTTGAATATCATCATTGAAATGGATGAGACGGTTGTGGATGTATTCAGTGTTGAGGAAAGTTACGTGGAGGTGTTGAATTGCGAGAAGTTCAGCAGAAGTCTGTTTTGctttcaaaataacttctcccTCATCCACAGTGACAATATTTTTGTCCTTCCTTATACACAGACCATTATACATAACAGAAACCGCATTTTCTGTTCGCATgcaataaaccatgttggagataCAGTCATGAATAGGAACCATAGACCAAGTGGAAGGATTGACAACAACAATGTCAGCCTTTTTCCCAACCTCAAGAGAACCCAGTTCATCATCCCATTGTACTGACTTTGCACCATTAACTGTGACCATTTTAAGAATAGTTTCGGCAGACAGTGCTGTTGGATCGGTAGTTCTATGGGTGAAAACGCCTCCTCTTTTGTTAATTAGAGATGCTAGGTACATTTCATCAACAATGCTCATGCGATTGTTAGATGGAGCCTCATTCGTTCCCAAGGATACGCAGATGCCAGCACCAAGCATTCTCATAGCAGCAGCTGGACAGTGAGACACTTTGACCCCTGCCCTTGATAGAAGAGATGTCTCATTATCATCCACCCAAACTGAGTGAGCTGTCAACAGATTGTTTTGAAGGAAGTTGATCTTGTCCAAGTATGTAACAGTTATATGATTAACTTTGTGAACATCCACAACTAGTTCATTTTCATAAGGTATTTCTGCAACATGCATATGTATTCTGGTGTTGAGTTTTACAGCAGCATCTTGTGTTTGAAGAAGCAAGTTCTCTGTAGAGTTCATGATTTGTTTGACTCCATTATCGTCAACCACAACAACCTCACCAGGGAAAACTTCCCTCACATAAGTAGCTTCAATCAAATCAAGAGCACAAATCTCAGAGCCAAAAACAACAACACCATTACTTCTCCTCCCCATAACCAAAGGTCGAAACCCGAAAGGATCACTCATAGCAATAAGCTTATCCTCAGTAACAAACACAATAGAATAAGCCCCTTCAAGCTTCTCACATGCATCAACAATTCTCAATATAAAAGGTTTATGCTTTGAAGTAGAAATCAAATGAAGAGCAATTTCAATATCAGAAGTAGTGTTAAAAATTGAACCTTTTTCTTCAAGCTTAGCTCTCAAAGTGCGATAGTTAACCAAATTCCCGTTATGAGCAACCCCAACAGAACCAAAACGGTACCCAGTAACGAAAGGTTGAACGTTTTTCAGCATGGATTGTCTAGCAGTGGAATAATGGACATGGCCAATAGCTAAGCTTTCGGGTAATTGATTGAGCTTAGATTCGTTGAAGACATCAGAAACAGGACCTGCAACAACCGACGACGACACCAATGACGACGATGACAGAGCCGAAGACATTTTCACCGTCCATTTGCACACAGCGGAGAACTTGTATTTCCAATCCACAAACACCCTCTCCTGAACGCTTCCGCCATCGCGAGAGGCTATTGTAAGGTCCTCCACAACAGTATCAGTAACATGAACGTTATCCACATCAAATGCCAAACCGTTATGACGAATCACTCCTTCCCGTTCAAGGACATCAACTTTCGTCGTCTCTGCAACAGAACCTTTAGAGACTACCCAAGGCTCTTCCGTAATAGCCTTACCGCGAGATTCTCCTTCCACGCATTGTTGTTTTGAGTTGTTTAGTTGGGTTAAATCCTTAATTCCTCCTGTGTGGGAGTTTCCTTTTTGAAACGGGAGAGTGGAATTGGgggttttgttttccttttcgaATTTGGAAGATGATAAAGGGTTGGAAGAAAGGGATGGGAGTTTCCGGGAGGAAGAGACATCGAGAGTTGAGAAATTAGATGAAGGGGAGGCATAATAACTCCCGGATCTAATGGTTTTGAGTCTGATGTTGGTTGAGTTGGATTTTGGGAGaatgatttttgaatttttttgtgaGTATTTCTTAAAAGAGAGATGAGACACTTGCAAATGTTTCtcaaattcttttttaattttgtagGAGATTTTTGTTGATTGTAGTTGATGGTAATTATTGTAGTCATATGAATAAGGAGATGATGAGTAGTATGAATATGGGTTAGGTGGTGGTGGATATGAGGTAGGTGTATGAGGTGAATATCCATGATTTAGATAAAATTTTGGTGATGAAGATCCATGAGTGTAGTAAGGTGTGAAGAGTTCCCATGGGAATGATGGAAATGAAGGTGTTGGTGTGGGTGTGGAATAGGTTGGAGGAATGCTCCATTGATGAGATGAAGGTGTATGATAAGCataatccataggaggatttgagtacatggatgaaagcaccaattgataggaagttaTTCCTACCAAACTAATAATCTAGGGTTTCTActagaaaaggggaagaacactaaaatgagtaaataaaataaaaggaataaagatAAAATTCATTTGATTTCTTGATACCCTTAATTGTGTctaagacactacatatatagttCTCATAATGGATGTTCCATTAAAAGCCCAAATATACAAAAGCCCAATATCATACTAATAATATAAGTACTATTATTACCCCTATCAATAACAATACTAATCATATAAATCATATAATATCCTTCTATCAGTGATTCTCTTGTGATTGTATTTGTAATGGACTTAAAGGTTGTAAGCTAAAccgagattttttttttaaacctctATTTGATTGTTAGAAGGTTCATAGATTGATTCCGTAAAAGCTCAAGTCTAATTATAGTAGAACTCTCAAGAAAAAATTCTTAAGGACAACGAAATATCACATAGTTAGATTGAACAAGTATAAATCTCGAGTGTATTATCTCTAAACTCTtctctttttaaatttttgttgattattttatttttgatgcaTATATCTCTTCATCTCCATCTTTCTTCCATCTAATTATTTTCTCTAACATGAAagttttaaaaagtaaaagaatttaTAAATTAATCATGATTTTTAAaagcttaaatagtcttttgatcatgtaaatttgtgattttttgattttgatccctaaggctttgtttgcgagtttggagaggAAGGGGGGAGAGGACTTTGGAAAATAGGCAGAATTGAgtgaaatgaataaataaattttgggtaggaggattttggagggtttgattttatttataacaccaaaactcccataaaatgggggaactcaaaaattatattgaaggagAGTTTTATAGGGCTTacaaatatcttttatgttgttatagtattctgaaaataaaaaatttagtaatggtaatgactcttttatcattctaaacaaaatcattttttcaaaaatgtcaaatatttttctatattcttttaaaatttcgttttggaagccttcccctcccctcccctccaaactcgcaaacatagccttaaatttttttttgtctaaCTCCCTATGTGTCACTTTCTTGTTGACGTTGGTCATTGATGTCAAAGTTCTGTTAAAAAAAATGTGGCTAACGTTGCTGACTTGACATTTGTTTTTTAAACCTATGAGAGTTATTTAAAGAAGAGatgaaatccaaaaaaaaaaacattttggaCATTCTATATACAGTGGCGGACCCACATGCAAGTGAGGGGATGCAGCTGCACACCCTGAGATTTCGAAAATTACACTGGTACTTATAATTTGTCCCTTGAATATTTATGTTTACACCCCCTGGATTATCGTGTTTGAACCCAAAAAAAAACCAATCTTCAGTGCTTACATTTAACTCCCACGTCTTTTCATTATATTAGTTACTTGATTTATTATTGCCAAACACTTTACTGCTTTTTTACAAAATATAACTCAATTAAAACCGCAAGACATAATATCTACACCATAGATTCATCCATAATTCCTCATTTACTACAAATATCAAtgcaaatataaaaatttaaggtTCAACATTAAAGTTCattttaattctttaattttaaaaagatttatactgattctttaattttttaaaaatgtgttacattaattatttttatctaaTTATCAATAAATTTAAccatgaatttttaaaattttccatttatatatatatatatatatatatatatatatatatatcatagaaTAGAATAAAGCAAGATGAGAATTTGGGCAAATTTGCCACTTGGCAAGCCCACAtctcttcttctatttttaattCTCCTATAAATAGAAATTACCTTAATtgtattttactattatttttttattattttcttttttttcattactTAATAGCATGAataaatacaaataattaaatGCACCATATAATTGTTTTCTTTCACGCTTCCGACTTTTcaaattgtttaaatttattatttttaacgtTGTGCCAATTCACATTCAATTTTGTTTCTCTGGGAAAACGTTTTCCACCGTCAAAATACATAAAACGATTCACCTTCAATATCTTTTTCCAATTCACATCCAATTTCTTTTCTCAATGCAACCCCTTCAATTATCATCCTCTCTCCTTTCATACCTTAACCACAAAGCCAACACAACTTTTGAATGTACATCGACCGCATGCCGCCTCGCCGGCCGGAGACACCGCCAAAACAATTTAATATCCGCCATTAGGTAAACGCAACccatctctctttctctctccattTCACATTAGGTCGAAGTTTTCACTAAATGGTGGAACTGAACTCACTCCACTCATGGATGTGGAGAGGAGACATGATACACATTTAGTTCTGCAGAGCTTTATTTTGCCTTAATACTTTTTCACTAAATAGTGTTTTCAGGTTCTTTGCTTTGCTGGTTTTTTTACTTTAATCCTTAAATTTAGGGTATCTTAAGAACTCGATATTTCCTTGCCATTTGGGATGAGTCT from Vicia villosa cultivar HV-30 ecotype Madison, WI linkage group LG4, Vvil1.0, whole genome shotgun sequence encodes the following:
- the LOC131600513 gene encoding protein LURP-one-related 15-like, encoding MENQPQLSATAVISPQYCAPATHPVDLIIIKERTRGRHNFTVTDINNNIIFTVKSPLVSIVTPRQHRFLYDANGNPILHLRRSLLAADDKWKAYRGESEEPQDLIFTRERSSLMPLRTKLNVYLANNSTQDCDFTVKANLSQLSWKVYLGNSDNFVAQIEKQRGSMFNREKFMVTVSPNMDYAFIVALVVTFD